A DNA window from Falco peregrinus isolate bFalPer1 chromosome 8, bFalPer1.pri, whole genome shotgun sequence contains the following coding sequences:
- the METTL21A gene encoding protein N-lysine methyltransferase METTL21A isoform X2 has protein sequence MALVPYEEGAGWGARQLHSPSATHRFASRTIRLRQDWRRLGVAAVVWDAAVVLCTYLEMGGIDVRDRSVIELGAGTGLVGIVATLLDLEHCIPNAVFMDTDYLSKTYTPVPLRCSCYHHRQGGSTGVSGVKCTG, from the exons ATGGCCCTTGTGCCCTACgaggagggagctggctggggagcgcggcagctgcacagcccctcGGCCACCCACCGCTTCGCCAGCCGCACCATCCGCCTCAGGCAGGACTGGCGGCGGCTGGGGGTGGCGGCCGTGGTCTGGGATGCG GCTGTTGTCCTGTGTACTTATCTGGAGATGGGAGGCATCGATGTCAGGGATCGGTCTGTGATTGAGCTGGGAGCTGGAACCGGATTGGTGGGAATAGTGGCCAC CCTGCTTGACTTAGAGCATTGTATTCCAAATGCTGTATTTATGGACACTGACTATTTGTCTAAGACATATACTCCTGTACCGCTTAGGTGCTCATGTTACCATCACAGACAGGGCGGCAGCACTGGAGTTTCTGGAGTCAAATGTACAGGCTAA
- the METTL21A gene encoding protein N-lysine methyltransferase METTL21A isoform X1, protein MALVPYEEGAGWGARQLHSPSATHRFASRTIRLRQDWRRLGVAAVVWDAAVVLCTYLEMGGIDVRDRSVIELGAGTGLVGIVATLLGAHVTITDRAAALEFLESNVQANLPSELRPRAVVKELTWGKDLANFPPGTFDFILGADIVYLEETFAELLQTLEHLCSAQTVILLSCRIRYERDHKFLKMLRSRFSVYEVHYDSSKDVHIYKAQQGSCKDDF, encoded by the exons ATGGCCCTTGTGCCCTACgaggagggagctggctggggagcgcggcagctgcacagcccctcGGCCACCCACCGCTTCGCCAGCCGCACCATCCGCCTCAGGCAGGACTGGCGGCGGCTGGGGGTGGCGGCCGTGGTCTGGGATGCG GCTGTTGTCCTGTGTACTTATCTGGAGATGGGAGGCATCGATGTCAGGGATCGGTCTGTGATTGAGCTGGGAGCTGGAACCGGATTGGTGGGAATAGTGGCCACGTTATTAG GTGCTCATGTTACCATCACAGACAGGGCGGCAGCACTGGAGTTTCTGGAGTCAAATGTACAGGCTAACTTACCCTCTGAACTACGTCCGAGAGCTGTGGTGAAGGAGCTGACCTGGGGAAAAGACCTGGCTAACTTCCCTCCAGGAACGTTTGACTTCATCCTGGGTGCAGACATCGTTTATCTGGAAGAAACCTTTGCAGAACTGCTTCAGACGCTGGAGCACCTGTGCTCAGCTCAAACTGTGATTCTTCTTTCCTGTCGTATCCGCTATGAACGGGATCACAAGTTCTTAAAGATGCTGAGAAGCCGTTTCTCTGTATATGAGGTCCACTATGATTCCAGTAAAGATGTTCATATCTACAAAGCACAGCAGGGTAGTTGCAAGGATGACTTTTGA